From Cellulosimicrobium cellulans, the proteins below share one genomic window:
- a CDS encoding S26 family signal peptidase, translating into MTRSDAVRRRGARRAAVLALATLAVLVPVVARRRLLVVTVSGASMEPAYGAGTRVLVARGPRARPGDVVVLDGARVAPAPDGLPPGARDARGLVLKRVAAGAGDPVPAEVVDAVGGQEHDRVPPGRLVVLGDAPEASVDSRRWGYVPADAVVGRVAAVLAAGPGTGVAR; encoded by the coding sequence GTGACCCGCTCGGACGCGGTGCGCCGTCGCGGCGCCCGGCGCGCGGCCGTCCTCGCGCTCGCGACGCTCGCGGTCCTGGTGCCCGTCGTGGCGCGCCGCCGCCTGCTCGTGGTGACCGTCTCCGGCGCGAGCATGGAGCCGGCCTACGGCGCGGGGACGCGCGTCCTGGTCGCGCGGGGTCCGCGCGCCCGGCCCGGGGACGTCGTCGTGCTCGACGGCGCACGGGTCGCCCCCGCCCCGGACGGCCTCCCGCCGGGGGCCCGCGACGCTCGCGGCCTCGTGCTGAAGCGCGTCGCCGCGGGCGCCGGGGACCCGGTGCCCGCGGAGGTCGTCGACGCCGTCGGGGGGCAGGAGCACGACCGCGTCCCGCCCGGCCGGCTCGTCGTCCTCGGGGACGCGCCGGAGGCGAGCGTCGACTCGCGCCGCTGGGGCTACGTGCCGGCGGACGCGGTGGTCGGCCGTGTCGCCGCCGTGCTCGCGGCGGGTCCGGGCACGGGGGTCGCGCGATGA